A genomic stretch from Larus michahellis chromosome 7, bLarMic1.1, whole genome shotgun sequence includes:
- the LOC141746618 gene encoding UDP-glucuronosyltransferase 1A1-like isoform X3 encodes MALLLSAHPHVMATLVLLLSMLSLAAGGKLLVVPVDGSHWLSMREVLDSLKEKGHEIVVVAPEISLYIKPTKNFVMKMYPVPFTQEEMSGNFQAFLQDVLEEGSFLERFLKIYQGMKKVSALSISSCAHLLYNKELVRYLEESKFDAVFTDPVLPCGQILAEHLSIPSVFFLRGIPCGLDFEATQCPSPPSYVPRIFSENTDRMNFFQRVKNLIFDIPNYFLCEFFFQPYAKLASEFLQRDVTVPDLLRQGSIWLMRLDFVLDYPRPLMPNIVVIGGVNCAHKELTQEFEAIVNASGEHGIVVFSLGSMVSEIPMKKAIEIADALGSVPQTVLWRYTGEVPPNLPKNVKLVKWLPQNDLLAHPKTRAFITHGGSHGVYEGICNAVPMVLMPLFGDQMDNAKRVESRGAGLTLNILEMTSKDISTALKTVINDKKYKENIKRLSDLHLDRPIHPLDLAVHWVEFVMRHKGAPHLRPAAHDLNWIQYHSLDVIAFLLAVVLLSLFISLKCCLFCCRRCCCKKGRTRKPTKSKSH; translated from the exons atggCTCTGCTGCTTAGTGCTCATCCGCACGTCATGGCGACGCTGGTTCTGCTCCTGTCCATGCTCAGTTTGGCTGCTGGTGGGAAGCTGCTGGTGGTGCCGGTGGACGGGAGTCATTGGCTCAGCATGCGGGAAGTGTTGGACAGTCTCAAGGAGAAGGGGCATGAAATAGTCGTCGTTGCACCTGAGATCAGTTTGTACATAAAGCCAACAAAgaattttgttatgaaaatgtaCCCAGTCCCTTTCACACAGGAAGAGATGAGTGGAAATTTCCAGGCATTTCTACAAGATGTACTTGAAGAAGGTTCTTTTCTGGaaagatttctgaaaatataCCAAGGTATGAAAAAAGTGTCTGCTTTGTCAATCTCCAGCTGTGCACACTTACTGTATAACAAAGAGCTTGTCAGATATCTTGAAGAGAGCAAGTTTGATGCTGTATTTACAGACCCTGTACTACCCTGCGGGCAGATACTGGCTGAGCATCTTTCAATCCCTTCGGTGTTTTTTTTACGAGGAATACCATGTGGTTTAGACTTTGAAGCCACTCAGTGTCCCAGTCCTCCTTCTTATGTCCCCAGGATATTTTCAGAGAATACAGACCGCATGAACTTTTTCCAGCGTGTAAAGAATCTAATCTTTGACatcccaaattattttctctgtgaattttTCTTCCAACCATACGCAAAACTGGCTTCTGAGTTCCTCCAGCGGGATGTGACTGTGCCAGATCTCTTGCGCCAGGGTTCCATTTGGCTCATGAGGTTGGATTTTGTGTTAGATTATCCAAGACCTTTGATGCCCAACATCGTTGTAATTGGAGGAGTAAACTGTGCTCACAAGGAGCTAACTCAG GAATTTGAAGCTATTGTGAATGCCTCTGGAGAACATGGCATTGTTGTCTTCTCGCTGGGCTCCATGGTCTCCGAGATTCCTATGAAGAAAGCCATAGAAATCGCAGATGCCTTGGGATCAGTCCCTCAAACG GTTTTGTGGCGCTACACAGGAGAGGTGCCCCCCAACCTGCCAAAGAACGTAAAGCTCGTCAAATGGCTGCCACAGAATGATCTTCTAG CTCACCCTAAGACTCGTGCCTTTATTACCCATGGAGGCTCACACGGTGTTTACGAGGGCATATGCAACGCGGTGCCAATGGTACTAATGCCATTATTTGGAGACCAGATGGACAACGCCAAGAGAGTAGAGTCACGGGGAGCAGGACTGACGCTGAATATACTTGAAATGACTTCGAAGGACATATCCACTGCCCTGAAAACAGTCATTAATGATAAAAA GTACAAAGAGAACATCAAGCGCCTCTCGGATCTTCACCTCGACCGACCCATCCACCCCCTGGACCTGGCCGTGCACTGGGTGGAGTTTGTGATGAGACACAAAGGGGCCCCACACCTGCGACCTGCTGCTCACGACCTGAACTGGATCCAGTACCACTCCCTGGACGTCATTGCCTTCCTCCTTGCCGTGGTGCTCCTCTCCCTCTTCATTTCTCTGAAGTGCTGCCTGTTCTGCTGCCGCAGGTGCTGCTGTAAGAAGGGAAGAACAAGAAAGCCAACCAAATCCAAGTCCCACTAG
- the LOC141746618 gene encoding UDP-glucuronosyltransferase 1A1-like isoform X4, with translation MALLLSAHPHVMATLVLLLSMLSVAAGGKLLVVPVDGSHWLSMREVLDSLKEKGHEIVVVAPEISLYIKPTKNFVMKMFPVPFTQEELDYTFWRTSQDVFAEGSFLERIVKTYEGVKNTSAMFLSTCTHLLYNKELVRYLEESKFDAVFTDPLLPCGQILAEHLSVPSVLFLQQIPCGLEFEATQCPNPPSYVPRVFTDLTDHMNFFQRVKNLIFDIPNYFLCDFVFQPYAKLASEFLQRDVTVPDLLRKASIWLMKLDFVLHYPRPLMPNMILVSGVNCAHKKLTQEFEAIVNASGEHGIVVFSLGSMVSEIPMKKAIEIADALGSVPQTVLWRYTGEVPPNLPKNVKLVKWLPQNDLLAHPKTRAFITHGGSHGVYEGICNAVPMVLMPLFGDQMDNAKRVESRGAGLTLNILEMTSKDISTALKTVINDKKYKENIKRLSDLHLDRPIHPLDLAVHWVEFVMRHKGAPHLRPAAHDLNWIQYHSLDVIAFLLAVVLLSLFISLKCCLFCCRRCCCKKGRTRKPTKSKSH, from the exons atggCTCTGCTGCTTAGTGCTCATCCGCACGTCATGGCGACGCTGGTTCTGCTCCTGTCCATGCTCAgtgtggctgctggtgggaagcTGCTGGTGGTGCCGGTGGATGGGAGTCATTGGCTCAGCATGCGGGAAGTGTTGGACAGTCTCAAGGAGAAGGGGCATGAAATAGTCGTCGTTGCACCTGAGATCAGTTTGTACATAAAGCCAACAAAgaattttgttatgaaaatgttCCCAGTCCCTTTCACACAGGAGGAACTGGATTACACTTTCTGGAGAACTAGCCAGGATGTATTTGCAGAAGGATCTTTTCTGGAAAGAATTGTTAAAACATATGAAGGAGTGAAAAATACTTCTGCCATGTTCCTGTCTACCTGTACACACTTACTGTATAACAAAGAGCTTGTCAGATATCTTGAAGAGAGCAAGTTTGATGCTGTCTTTACAGATCCACTACTACCCTGCGGGCAGATACTGGCTGAGCATCTTTCAGTCCCTTCAGTGCTTTTTTTGCAGCAAATACCATGTGGTTTAGAATTTGAAGCCACTCAGTGTCCCAATCCCCCTTCTTATGTCCCCAGGGTATTCACAGACCTTACAGACCACATGAACTTTTTCCAGCGGGTGAAGAATCTAATCTTTGACatcccaaattattttctctgtgatTTTGTCTTCCAACCATACGCAAAACTGGCTTCTGAGTTCCTCCAGCGGGATGTGACTGTGCCGGATCTGTTACGCAAGGCTTCCATTTGGCTCATGAAGCTAGATTTTGTTTTACACTATCCAAGACCATTGATGCCCAACATGATTCTGGTTAGTGGAGTAAACTGTGCTCACAAGAAGCTAACTCAG GAATTTGAAGCTATTGTGAATGCCTCTGGAGAACATGGCATTGTTGTCTTCTCGCTGGGCTCCATGGTCTCCGAGATTCCTATGAAGAAAGCCATAGAAATCGCAGATGCCTTGGGATCAGTCCCTCAAACG GTTTTGTGGCGCTACACAGGAGAGGTGCCCCCCAACCTGCCAAAGAACGTAAAGCTCGTCAAATGGCTGCCACAGAATGATCTTCTAG CTCACCCTAAGACTCGTGCCTTTATTACCCATGGAGGCTCACACGGTGTTTACGAGGGCATATGCAACGCGGTGCCAATGGTACTAATGCCATTATTTGGAGACCAGATGGACAACGCCAAGAGAGTAGAGTCACGGGGAGCAGGACTGACGCTGAATATACTTGAAATGACTTCGAAGGACATATCCACTGCCCTGAAAACAGTCATTAATGATAAAAA GTACAAAGAGAACATCAAGCGCCTCTCGGATCTTCACCTCGACCGACCCATCCACCCCCTGGACCTGGCCGTGCACTGGGTGGAGTTTGTGATGAGACACAAAGGGGCCCCACACCTGCGACCTGCTGCTCACGACCTGAACTGGATCCAGTACCACTCCCTGGACGTCATTGCCTTCCTCCTTGCCGTGGTGCTCCTCTCCCTCTTCATTTCTCTGAAGTGCTGCCTGTTCTGCTGCCGCAGGTGCTGCTGTAAGAAGGGAAGAACAAGAAAGCCAACCAAATCCAAGTCCCACTAG
- the LOC141746618 gene encoding UDP-glucuronosyltransferase 1A1-like isoform X8, whose protein sequence is MATLVLLLSMLSVAAGGKLLVVPVDGSHWLSMREVLDSLKEKGHEIVVVAPEISLYIKPTKNFVMKMFPVPFTQEELDYTFWRTSQDVFAEGSFLERIVKTYEGVKNTSAMFLSTCTHLLYNKELVRYLEESKFDAVFTDPLLPCGQILAEHLSVPSVLFLQQIPCGLEFEATQCPNPPSYVPRVFTDLTDHMNFFQRVKNLIFDIPNYFLCDFVFQPYAKLASEFLQRDVTVPDLLRKASIWLMKYDFVFEYPRPIMPNMVYIGGINCDQKKPLSKREATVLELFSHASIWLMKYDFVFEYPRPLMPNMILIGGISCTREKALSEEFEAIVNASGEHGIVVFSLGSMVSEIPMKKAIEIADALGSVPQTVLWRYTGEVPPNLPKNVKLVKWLPQNDLLAHPKTRAFITHGGSHGVYEGICNAVPMVLMPLFGDQMDNAKRVESRGAGLTLNILEMTSKDISTALKTVINDKKYKENIKRLSDLHLDRPIHPLDLAVHWVEFVMRHKGAPHLRPAAHDLNWIQYHSLDVIAFLLAVVLLSLFISLKCCLFCCRRCCCKKGRTRKPTKSKSH, encoded by the exons ATGGCGACGCTGGTTCTGCTCCTGTCCATGCTCAgtgtggctgctggtgggaagcTGCTGGTGGTGCCGGTGGATGGGAGTCATTGGCTCAGCATGCGGGAAGTGTTGGACAGTCTCAAGGAGAAGGGGCATGAAATAGTCGTCGTTGCACCTGAGATCAGTTTGTACATAAAGCCAACAAAgaattttgttatgaaaatgttCCCAGTCCCTTTCACACAGGAGGAACTGGATTACACTTTCTGGAGAACTAGCCAGGATGTATTTGCAGAAGGATCTTTTCTGGAAAGAATTGTTAAAACATATGAAGGAGTGAAAAATACTTCTGCCATGTTCCTGTCTACCTGTACACACTTACTGTATAACAAAGAGCTTGTCAGATATCTTGAAGAGAGCAAGTTTGATGCTGTCTTTACAGATCCACTACTACCCTGCGGGCAGATACTGGCTGAGCATCTTTCAGTCCCTTCAGTGCTTTTTTTGCAGCAAATACCATGTGGTTTAGAATTTGAAGCCACTCAGTGTCCCAATCCCCCTTCTTATGTCCCCAGGGTATTCACAGACCTTACAGACCACATGAACTTTTTCCAGCGGGTGAAGAATCTAATCTTTGACatcccaaattattttctctgtgatTTTGTCTTCCAACCATACGCAAAACTGGCTTCTGAGTTCCTCCAGCGGGATGTGACTGTGCCGGATCTGTTACGCAAGGCTTCCATTTGGCTCATGAA ATATGACTTTGTTTTTGAGTATCCGCGTCCAATAATGCCAAATATGGTCTATATTGGTGGCATCAACTGTGACCAGAAGAAGCCGTTATCAAAG CGAGAGGCAACAGTGCTTGAACTGTTCAGCCACGCTTCTATTTGGCTCATGAAATATGACTTTGTGTTTGAGTACCCCAGGCCCCTAATGCCTAATATGATCTTGATCGGAGGCATAAGCTGCACTCGGGAAAAAGCATTATCAGAG GAATTTGAAGCTATTGTGAATGCCTCTGGAGAACATGGCATTGTTGTCTTCTCGCTGGGCTCCATGGTCTCCGAGATTCCTATGAAGAAAGCCATAGAAATCGCAGATGCCTTGGGATCAGTCCCTCAAACG GTTTTGTGGCGCTACACAGGAGAGGTGCCCCCCAACCTGCCAAAGAACGTAAAGCTCGTCAAATGGCTGCCACAGAATGATCTTCTAG CTCACCCTAAGACTCGTGCCTTTATTACCCATGGAGGCTCACACGGTGTTTACGAGGGCATATGCAACGCGGTGCCAATGGTACTAATGCCATTATTTGGAGACCAGATGGACAACGCCAAGAGAGTAGAGTCACGGGGAGCAGGACTGACGCTGAATATACTTGAAATGACTTCGAAGGACATATCCACTGCCCTGAAAACAGTCATTAATGATAAAAA GTACAAAGAGAACATCAAGCGCCTCTCGGATCTTCACCTCGACCGACCCATCCACCCCCTGGACCTGGCCGTGCACTGGGTGGAGTTTGTGATGAGACACAAAGGGGCCCCACACCTGCGACCTGCTGCTCACGACCTGAACTGGATCCAGTACCACTCCCTGGACGTCATTGCCTTCCTCCTTGCCGTGGTGCTCCTCTCCCTCTTCATTTCTCTGAAGTGCTGCCTGTTCTGCTGCCGCAGGTGCTGCTGTAAGAAGGGAAGAACAAGAAAGCCAACCAAATCCAAGTCCCACTAG
- the LOC141746618 gene encoding UDP-glucuronosyltransferase 1A1-like isoform X7, with product MATLVLLLSMLSVAAGGKLLVVPVDGSHWLSMREVLDSLKEKGHEIVVVAPEISLYIKPTKNFVMKMFPVPFTQEELDYTFWRTSQDVFAEGSFLERIVKTYEGVKNTSAMFLSTCTHLLYNKELVRYLEESNKFDAIMVDPVLPCGPIIADHLSLPSVYFMRGLPCTLDYKATQCPSPLSYVPRTFMSSSDRMTFTERVKNLLVGFSENLFCYYFYLKYENLASEFLHREVTVLELFSKASVWLMRYDFVFEYPRPIMPNMVYIGGINCDQKKPLSKEFEAIVNASGEHGIVVFSLGSMVSEIPMKKAIEIADALGSVPQTVLWRYTGEVPPNLPKNVKLVKWLPQNDLLAHPKTRAFITHGGSHGVYEGICNAVPMVLMPLFGDQMDNAKRVESRGAGLTLNILEMTSKDISTALKTVINDKKYKENIKRLSDLHLDRPIHPLDLAVHWVEFVMRHKGAPHLRPAAHDLNWIQYHSLDVIAFLLAVVLLSLFISLKCCLFCCRRCCCKKGRTRKPTKSKSH from the exons ATGGCGACGCTGGTTCTGCTCCTGTCCATGCTCAgtgtggctgctggtgggaagcTGCTGGTGGTGCCGGTGGATGGGAGTCATTGGCTCAGCATGCGGGAAGTGTTGGACAGTCTCAAGGAGAAGGGGCATGAAATAGTCGTCGTTGCACCTGAGATCAGTTTGTACATAAAGCCAACAAAgaattttgttatgaaaatgttCCCAGTCCCTTTCACACAGGAGGAACTGGATTACACTTTCTGGAGAACTAGCCAGGATGTATTTGCAGAAGGATCTTTTCTGGAAAGAATTGTTAAAACATATGAAGGAGTGAAAAATACTTCTGCCATGTTCCTGTCTACCTGTACACACTTACTGTATAACAAAGAGCTTGTCAGATATCTTGAAGAGAGCAA CAAATTTGATGCCATTATGGTGGATCCTGTGTTGCCCTGTGGACCAATTATTGCTGaccatctctctctcccttcagtGTACTTCATGCGTGGTCTGCCATGTACCTTAGACTACAAAGCCACACAGTGTCCCAGTCCTTTATCTTATGTGCCAAGGACTTTCATGTCCAGTTCAGACCGCATGACCTTTACGGAGCGTGTGAAGAACCTCCTGGTTGGGTTTTCAGAGAATttgttttgctattatttttatttaaaatatgagaaCTTAGCTTCTGAGTTTCTTCACAGAGAAGTAACAGTACTGGAACTGTTTAGCAAAGCATCCGTCTGGCTGATGAGATATGACTTTGTTTTTGAGTATCCGCGTCCAATAATGCCAAATATGGTCTATATTGGTGGCATCAACTGTGACCAGAAGAAGCCGTTATCAAAG GAATTTGAAGCTATTGTGAATGCCTCTGGAGAACATGGCATTGTTGTCTTCTCGCTGGGCTCCATGGTCTCCGAGATTCCTATGAAGAAAGCCATAGAAATCGCAGATGCCTTGGGATCAGTCCCTCAAACG GTTTTGTGGCGCTACACAGGAGAGGTGCCCCCCAACCTGCCAAAGAACGTAAAGCTCGTCAAATGGCTGCCACAGAATGATCTTCTAG CTCACCCTAAGACTCGTGCCTTTATTACCCATGGAGGCTCACACGGTGTTTACGAGGGCATATGCAACGCGGTGCCAATGGTACTAATGCCATTATTTGGAGACCAGATGGACAACGCCAAGAGAGTAGAGTCACGGGGAGCAGGACTGACGCTGAATATACTTGAAATGACTTCGAAGGACATATCCACTGCCCTGAAAACAGTCATTAATGATAAAAA GTACAAAGAGAACATCAAGCGCCTCTCGGATCTTCACCTCGACCGACCCATCCACCCCCTGGACCTGGCCGTGCACTGGGTGGAGTTTGTGATGAGACACAAAGGGGCCCCACACCTGCGACCTGCTGCTCACGACCTGAACTGGATCCAGTACCACTCCCTGGACGTCATTGCCTTCCTCCTTGCCGTGGTGCTCCTCTCCCTCTTCATTTCTCTGAAGTGCTGCCTGTTCTGCTGCCGCAGGTGCTGCTGTAAGAAGGGAAGAACAAGAAAGCCAACCAAATCCAAGTCCCACTAG
- the LOC141746618 gene encoding UDP-glucuronosyltransferase 1A1-like isoform X6 has protein sequence MTVMWRYQAYTGLILFLSFWSLAEGGKLLVVPQDGSHWLSMRVVLEKLQERGHEIVAVIPEATLLMKSSQSFSIKTYPVPYTQEFLDRFYHSIGERSFDNLSFLEKFTVLLSNISEMTSIFSSTCRHLLYDEELMKYLHDSKFDAIMVDPVLPCGPIIADHLSLPSVYFMRGLPCTLDYKATQCPSPLSYVPRTFMSSSDRMTFTERVKNLLVGFSENLFCYYFYLKYENLASEFLHREVTVLELFSKASVWLMRYDFVFEYPRPIMPNMVYIGGINCDQKKPLSKEFEAIVNASGEHGIVVFSLGSMVSEIPMKKAIEIADALGSVPQTVLWRYTGEVPPNLPKNVKLVKWLPQNDLLAHPKTRAFITHGGSHGVYEGICNAVPMVLMPLFGDQMDNAKRVESRGAGLTLNILEMTSKDISTALKTVINDKKYKENIKRLSDLHLDRPIHPLDLAVHWVEFVMRHKGAPHLRPAAHDLNWIQYHSLDVIAFLLAVVLLSLFISLKCCLFCCRRCCCKKGRTRKPTKSKSH, from the exons ATGACAGTTATGTGGAGGTACCAGGCATACACTGgacttattctttttctttctttctggagtTTGGCAGAAGGTGGGAAGCTCTTGGTTGTGCCTCAGGATGGAAGCCACTGGCTGAGCATGCGTGTGGTTCTAGAGAAACTCCAGGAGAGGGGGCACGAAATCGTTGCAGTGATTCCTGAAGCCACTTTGCTCATGAAAAGCTCACAATCTTTCAGCATCAAAACATACCCTGTGCCTTACACACAGGAGTTTTTGGATAGATTCTACCATTCCATCGGTGAAAGAAGTTTTGATAACCTTTCTTTCCTAGAAAAATTTACAGTTTTACTCAGCAATATATCAGAAATGACCAGCATATTCTCTTCTACTTGTCGGCATCTCTTATATGATGAAGAACTAATGAAGTACCTCCATGACAGCAAATTTGATGCCATTATGGTGGATCCTGTGTTGCCCTGTGGACCAATTATTGCTGaccatctctctctcccttcagtGTACTTCATGCGTGGTCTGCCATGTACCTTAGACTACAAAGCCACACAGTGTCCCAGTCCTTTATCTTATGTGCCAAGGACTTTCATGTCCAGTTCAGACCGCATGACCTTTACGGAGCGTGTGAAGAACCTCCTGGTTGGGTTTTCAGAGAATttgttttgctattatttttatttaaaatatgagaaCTTAGCTTCTGAGTTTCTTCACAGAGAAGTAACAGTACTGGAACTGTTTAGCAAAGCATCCGTCTGGCTGATGAGATATGACTTTGTTTTTGAGTATCCGCGTCCAATAATGCCAAATATGGTCTATATTGGTGGCATCAACTGTGACCAGAAGAAGCCGTTATCAAAG GAATTTGAAGCTATTGTGAATGCCTCTGGAGAACATGGCATTGTTGTCTTCTCGCTGGGCTCCATGGTCTCCGAGATTCCTATGAAGAAAGCCATAGAAATCGCAGATGCCTTGGGATCAGTCCCTCAAACG GTTTTGTGGCGCTACACAGGAGAGGTGCCCCCCAACCTGCCAAAGAACGTAAAGCTCGTCAAATGGCTGCCACAGAATGATCTTCTAG CTCACCCTAAGACTCGTGCCTTTATTACCCATGGAGGCTCACACGGTGTTTACGAGGGCATATGCAACGCGGTGCCAATGGTACTAATGCCATTATTTGGAGACCAGATGGACAACGCCAAGAGAGTAGAGTCACGGGGAGCAGGACTGACGCTGAATATACTTGAAATGACTTCGAAGGACATATCCACTGCCCTGAAAACAGTCATTAATGATAAAAA GTACAAAGAGAACATCAAGCGCCTCTCGGATCTTCACCTCGACCGACCCATCCACCCCCTGGACCTGGCCGTGCACTGGGTGGAGTTTGTGATGAGACACAAAGGGGCCCCACACCTGCGACCTGCTGCTCACGACCTGAACTGGATCCAGTACCACTCCCTGGACGTCATTGCCTTCCTCCTTGCCGTGGTGCTCCTCTCCCTCTTCATTTCTCTGAAGTGCTGCCTGTTCTGCTGCCGCAGGTGCTGCTGTAAGAAGGGAAGAACAAGAAAGCCAACCAAATCCAAGTCCCACTAG
- the LOC141746618 gene encoding UDP-glucuronosyltransferase 1A1-like isoform X5 — protein sequence MTLSNPGSNSPASWVVFFLLLWTFSEGGKLLVVPIDGSHWLSMRPVVERLRQRGHEIVVVAPEINLRIDSSVYYTMKTYSVPYTKEYVEAEFKKLGYRSFTPQPFLEKFSKMANITTMFFDSCKRLLSNKELIQYLEESKFDAVFMDPFFPCGQIVAEHLSLPSVYLLRGLPCSLDFYATLCPNPPSYIPRFFTRYTDRMAFLQRTGNLLASLSSSLACSFLHSPYDHLIKEFLQREATVLELFSHASIWLMKYDFVFEYPRPLMPNMILIGGISCTREKALSEEFEAIVNASGEHGIVVFSLGSMVSEIPMKKAIEIADALGSVPQTVLWRYTGEVPPNLPKNVKLVKWLPQNDLLAHPKTRAFITHGGSHGVYEGICNAVPMVLMPLFGDQMDNAKRVESRGAGLTLNILEMTSKDISTALKTVINDKKYKENIKRLSDLHLDRPIHPLDLAVHWVEFVMRHKGAPHLRPAAHDLNWIQYHSLDVIAFLLAVVLLSLFISLKCCLFCCRRCCCKKGRTRKPTKSKSH from the exons ATGACTTTGTCAAATCCAGGATCTAATTCTCCTGCCTCCTGGGTTGTGTTTTTCCTGCTCCTGTGGACCTTTTCTGAAGGTGGAAAGCTTTTGGTTGTACCTATCGATGGCAGCCACTGGCTCAGCATGCGCCCGGTTGTGGAGCGGCTCAGACAGAGAGGACACGAAATTGTGGTGGTTGCGCCAGAGATAAATTTGCGGATAGATTCGTCGGTGTATTATACCATGAAAACATACTCTGTGCCTTACACCAAGGAGTATGTGGAGGCAGAATTTAAAAAGCTGGGGTACAGAAGTTTCACACCTCAACCCTTCTTGGAAAAATTCTCAAAAATGGCAAATATTACAACCATGTTCTTTGATTCCTGCAAACGTCTTCTGTCTAACAAAGAGCTGATCCAATACCTTGAAGAAAGCAAATTTGATGCTGTCTTTATGGATCCTTTCTTTCCATGTGGACAGATAGTGGCTGAACACCTCTCCCTACCTTCTGTGTACCTCCTACGGGGACTGCCGTGCAGCCTAGACTTCTATGCTACCCTCTGCCCAAATCCTCCCTCTTACATTCCCAGGTTCTTCACTCGCTACACGGACCGCATGGCATTCCTCCAGCGCACGGGCAACCTCCTAGCTAGCCTCAGCAGTTCCCTGGCTTGCAGTTTCCTTCATTCTCCGTATGATCATTTGATCAAAGAATTCCTCCAGCGAGAGGCAACAGTGCTTGAACTGTTCAGCCACGCTTCTATTTGGCTCATGAAATATGACTTTGTGTTTGAGTACCCCAGGCCCCTAATGCCTAATATGATCTTGATCGGAGGCATAAGCTGCACTCGGGAAAAAGCATTATCAGAG GAATTTGAAGCTATTGTGAATGCCTCTGGAGAACATGGCATTGTTGTCTTCTCGCTGGGCTCCATGGTCTCCGAGATTCCTATGAAGAAAGCCATAGAAATCGCAGATGCCTTGGGATCAGTCCCTCAAACG GTTTTGTGGCGCTACACAGGAGAGGTGCCCCCCAACCTGCCAAAGAACGTAAAGCTCGTCAAATGGCTGCCACAGAATGATCTTCTAG CTCACCCTAAGACTCGTGCCTTTATTACCCATGGAGGCTCACACGGTGTTTACGAGGGCATATGCAACGCGGTGCCAATGGTACTAATGCCATTATTTGGAGACCAGATGGACAACGCCAAGAGAGTAGAGTCACGGGGAGCAGGACTGACGCTGAATATACTTGAAATGACTTCGAAGGACATATCCACTGCCCTGAAAACAGTCATTAATGATAAAAA GTACAAAGAGAACATCAAGCGCCTCTCGGATCTTCACCTCGACCGACCCATCCACCCCCTGGACCTGGCCGTGCACTGGGTGGAGTTTGTGATGAGACACAAAGGGGCCCCACACCTGCGACCTGCTGCTCACGACCTGAACTGGATCCAGTACCACTCCCTGGACGTCATTGCCTTCCTCCTTGCCGTGGTGCTCCTCTCCCTCTTCATTTCTCTGAAGTGCTGCCTGTTCTGCTGCCGCAGGTGCTGCTGTAAGAAGGGAAGAACAAGAAAGCCAACCAAATCCAAGTCCCACTAG